The Candidatus Thiothrix anitrata genome includes the window CCCGAATTGTTAATGACTGCCCGCAACAGTGGCTCGGTGCAAAACCTGCGCGACCGCCGCCATGACTTGTACCACGTGCGCTGGAAGGGCAAATAGCCTAACGGCACACCACGACGAGACTTTTGTTGACGTTTTGCCAGCCGGAGCCTTGAGCGCGGATGGCTTGAAAGTCGAGTTCTTCGGGCGGGATGATCATGCTAGCGAAATCCTCTGAGCACTGTGATCCGGTGACCGCCAAAGCCAGTCGATAGGCACAGCAAAACAGTTTTTCTGTGCCAATGGCAAACAGTTATTCCCGCAATAAAACAACACACCGCCTTGGAAATCATCGCCACTTTGCGCCGCTAACTGCGCTAAACCTGCCCCATCTTTACCTTGAATACTCGCGGCCTTTTTGACTTCAACACCCCAGACTTTCCTACCCTGTTCAATCACCAGATCAACCTCAAATTGACCCTTATCGCGGTAATGGCTAAAGCGTATTTCATCTTCCAACCAGCCTGCTTGCGCGATGAGCTGCTGCACCACAAAGCTTTCCAGCAATGCACCGAAGTTCACTTTATAATCAAGCCAGTCAGCCGTTTTGAAACCATTCAGAGTGGTTGCCAACCCGCTATCCACCCAATGAATTTTGGGTGACTTGATCAAACGTTTCGCTTGATTGCGATGCCATGCGGGTAAACGCTGTACCAAAAACAGCCGCTCCAGCACACTAAGGTATTTATCAGCGGTTTCACGGCTAATATCTAGCTCATTTGACAAACTACTCACATTCAATAGTGTCGCCGTGCGGTATGCCAAAATCTGCGCAATCCGCAGCATTTCGTCTTCATCACGGATAGCCGCAACATCTTTCACATCACGCTGAATAATCGCTTTTAAATATTGCTGATGCCATTGACGCGCCCGCACCTCAGTCCGTGTATTGGGTTCAGGGTAGCCACCAGAACACACCGCTTCGGCAACCCCACTAATCGCAGTCTGCTCACCGATAATTCGTGCGCTCAACGGCTCACTTAACAACCGTGCCAAAAAACTATCGGAGTTATGCTGCTTTTCCTGTTCCGTTAGCGGATGTAGATTCAGTATTTCTACCCTACCTGCCAGCGATTCCTGCACACGCGGTAACAACAGTAAATTGGCTGAACCTGTCAACAAAAAACGTCCCGGTGTGCGCTGGCGGTCAACGCTTGCTTTAATAGCAGGCATCAACTCCGGGATGCGCTGAATCTCATCCAAAATAACCTTCTCCGGCAAGCCCTGCACAAAACCAGTCGGGTCTTGGCGGGCTGCCGTCAATAGAGCGTTATCGTCAAAGTTGAGGTAAGTTCTGTACCCATCCAGTTGCTGCGCCAACGTTGTCTTGCCGCACTGACGCGCCCCCAACAGACACACAACGGGCGTATCACTGAGTGCAATCTGTACTTTTTTCTTGAGATAACGGGGGTGAAGTTGTCCAGACATGGGGCGACCAATTGCTTGCTAAAGTTTCGTCTAATTGCTGGTTACTTTAACGTCTAATTGCTTATTAGTAAAGATTAAAGGCTCAATATGGCTTTCGGGTATTGATGGAAACTCAACCTAAGATTATGCAGTAGTCAACCCCCACACAACATTGCTAATAATCGACTTTTTTACGCCCCGATTTAATATCGCTGTGCTTTTTCTTGCTGTCGAGCCGCTTGAGCCGTGAGCTAAACGTCGGGCGCGTGGCTTTGCGCTTCTTTTGCACTTTGGTCGCGTCCGCTATCAATTGTTGCAAGCGTTCGAGTGCGTCCGCCCGGTTTTTTTCCTGACTGTTGTGGGTTTGCGCCTTGATAACCACCACACCATCGCCGGAAATGCGCTGATCAGCGTAGCTCAACAGCTTTTCTTTCCAGCTATCCGGCAATGATGAAGCGCGGATGTCAAAGCGCAGGTGAATCGCCGTCGAGACTTTATTGACGTTTTGCCCGCCGGAGCCTTGGGCGCGGATGGCTTGAAAGTCGAGTTCTTCGAGTGGGATATTCATGCTAAAACCTAAACTACGCAGCGTATTCCGCGACCAGTCGGAATTCCCCGCCTGCCGCCACTTCCACCACATCATCCGCAGCATTCGTGGTTTCCACGCACACGAAACGGGTGTAATCATCGTCTTGCAAATCCGCCATGCCTGCTGCAATTTTTGCCCACGGGTTCCACACCACCGCCGTTTTATTGCCGCTGGAAGTAATGCGAATCGTGCGCTGTAATGCACCGTCAATAATCGCCAGTTCCGCCGGAACACCGAGGTAAACGCGGTCAACTTCGCTGTTAATACTGATTGCACCGTCTTGCTGTTTGGTTGCGCCATTGCCGTCTGCCGCTTTGTCGAGGTATTGCGTGCCTTCCAGCCCGGTCACTGTGGTTTGCGCAATATCGCCGACTGCAAAATAGGTGTGCATCGCTTGGGTAATCGTAAACGCTGCATCGCCGGTATTGCGTGTCACCAGTGCCAGTTGCAGGGTTTTGCCGACGGTAATTTCCATCGCCAAACGGAACGCATGAGGCCAGATTGCCAAGGTTTCCGGGGAGGATTCCACACCCAAAATCACCGTGGTTGAGCCATCAGCATTATCGCGGGTTTCCCACTCGCTCCACATCCGATTGCGCATGAAACCGTGGGCAGGGCGACCTTTGCCTTCGGGATCAGCACCAAACCAAGGCCAGCAAATCGGTACGCCGCCTTTGATGGCTTTGCCTTCGGCGTAATAGGCTTTGTCGCTGACAAACAGCACATCCGCCGTGCCTTTGGGGGTAAAGGACAAAACCTGCCCTGCGTAAACCGAAATCACGGCATCGGCGTGGGCGTTGCTAACGTTGATCATCGGCAAGCCGCCGTTGCCTGCTACACGAGTAATTGTCATGGTGCATTCCTGTTTTATGGTTAAAAATCGCCGCTATCATAGCGCATCCCTAACCATAGGTGCAGCACCTTACACCGCTGGCTCATCGCTTTCCGGTTGACATCCGCCGTGTGGAATTGCATTCTGCTGATCTAAAAATAGATAAATTCATTGGAATAAGGAAACCTCCCAGCAGATGCGTCTGGACACTACCTACACCGTAAATACCCCGGAAGGCATTGCACTCACACTGTCTCCTGCTGGCCCAATCCCCCGTTTACTCGCATGGCTGCTTGATTTGCTGTTGCGTAGCGGCATTAGTGTGTTGTTACTGTTGGTATTAGCGAGTCTGGGCAAGTTGGGTTTGGGCATCGCAATGATCCTAATTTTCCTGCTGGAATGGTTTTATCCGGTGTATTTTGAGCTGCGCCATCGCGGGCAAACACCGGGTAAAAAAGTGCTGAATCTTTACGTGGCACACACTGATGCCAGCCCGATTACCCCCGCTGGTTCACTGGTGCGCAACCTGTTACGGGTAGTGGATTTCTTGCCGTTTTTGTACGGCTTTGGGTTAATCAGCATGATGCTCAACCGGCGGTTTCAACGCTTGGGGGATTTAGCCGCGAATACAGTGGTATTGCACAAGCATGATCAACAGCCACCCACATTGCCAGTGGCGGCAGACGCTATTCGCCCGGATGTACGCCTGACCTTGGCGGAGCAACAGGCAATTTTGCTGTTTGCGCAACGCAGCACCACGCTCGCACCTGCACGGCTGGAGGAATTGGCAGGCATGACCGGGACATTGGTTCCGCCACAACAAAACGCGACCCAGTGGTTACACGGCATTGCCGCATGGTTAGGCGGGGGAAGTAAGGCATGAAGCAAGACCAGTTTATTGCAAATTACCAACCGTTGTGGACAGCACTGACAGCTTGGTTGGATTACCAGCAGCTCAGTAAAAAACAACGTGAAAAGCAAGGATTAAGTGAACCCGCGTTGGATTTTCCGCAAACCTACCGCCAAATTTGCCACCACCTTGCCTTAGCGCAATCACGCATGTATAGCCCGCTGTTGATTGGGCAATTGAATGATTTGGTGATTCGCGGACATAACCAGTTATACGGCGCACGTTTACAGTTTTTACATCGGTTCGCAGCGTTTTACCTACGGGATTTGCCACAGTTGGTAAGGCGTTCCTACTGGGCAGTATTGTTGTCCGGCTTGCTGTTTTTCGGCAGTTTTTTTGCAATGTTAATTGCGATTCAGGTAGAGCCAGAATTGGTTTACAGCGTCGTGAGCGGGGAACAGGTCGCTGGTATGGAGGCCATGTACGACCCGGAGCGCACCACGCGCTTCGGACGCGAACGCGAAGCCGATAGTGATGTATTTATGTTCGGGTTTTATATCCGCAATAATACCGGGATCGGTTTTCAGGTGTTCGCAGGAGGGATGTTATTTGGCTTGGGCAGTGTGTTTTTCTTGCTATTCAATGGCTTAACCATTGGTGCGGTAGCGGGACATTTGACTCACCTCGGCTATATTGAAACCTTTTGGGGCTTTGTGGCGGGGCATAGCGCGTTTGAATTAACCGCTATTGTTTTGGCAGGGGCGGCAGGCTTCAAATTGGCGCAGGCATTAATCATGCCGGGGCGTAAATCACGCTTATTGGCGTTACGGGATAACAGTCAGGTGGCCATTCAAATCGTGTACGGTGCGGCGACCTTATTCATTATGGCGGCCTTCGTGGAGGCTTTTTGGTCGTCGCAAGTGTGGATTCCGGTCACTATTAAATACACCGTGGGCATTGTGTTATGGGTGTTAGTCATCGCTTATTTCACCTTGGTTGGGCGGGAGCAGGCGCGTGCAACTTAATGATATTACTACTCAGATTCGCTTGCGTTCGGCATGGGAAGCTGCCGATTTAGGGCTGACAATGGTGCAGCACAATTGGCGGCTGATTTATCTCATTTGGACATTCTTGCTACTCAGTTTCGGACTATTGGCGTGGGTATTGCTTCCGGTTGATTACCTGATTTACGCGCCTATGTTGGTGTGGTGGTTTAAACCCGTGTTTGATCGTGTGTTATTATTTATTCTCAGCCAGCAACTGTTCGCGCAAACGCTATCAGCGGCGCAAGTGATGAGTGCCCTGCCCGGTTTATTGCGTCATACCGGGGTGTTCAGTGCGCTGACTTGGCGGCGTTTTTCATTGTCACGGGGTTTTAATTTACCAATTTGGCAACTGGAGCAATTACGCGGTGAGCCACGTAAACAGCGTCAGCAGTTATTGCACCAGCAAACGCACGGGCACGCAGTGTGGTTGACTGTCGCTTGTGTGCATCTGGAATACGTGGTGATCTTTAGCCTTTACGCGTTGGTGGTGTGGCTTGACCCGAACGATTATGCGTGGGACTACCTGACCGGCATCTTCGCTAATGCCTTTGATGATGAGGTTTTGTATTGGGGTGCGTTGATTTATTTCGTGGTGTGGCTCACTAGTGTTTGGTTGATTGAACCACTGTATGTCGCTGCCAGTTTCAGCCTGTATCTCAACCGGCGCACACATTTAGAGGCGTGGGATATTGAACTGGCGTTTCGCAAACTCGCTGAACGTTTGCGCCAGTTAGCCCCATCAGTGT containing:
- a CDS encoding stage II sporulation protein M; amino-acid sequence: MKQDQFIANYQPLWTALTAWLDYQQLSKKQREKQGLSEPALDFPQTYRQICHHLALAQSRMYSPLLIGQLNDLVIRGHNQLYGARLQFLHRFAAFYLRDLPQLVRRSYWAVLLSGLLFFGSFFAMLIAIQVEPELVYSVVSGEQVAGMEAMYDPERTTRFGREREADSDVFMFGFYIRNNTGIGFQVFAGGMLFGLGSVFFLLFNGLTIGAVAGHLTHLGYIETFWGFVAGHSAFELTAIVLAGAAGFKLAQALIMPGRKSRLLALRDNSQVAIQIVYGAATLFIMAAFVEAFWSSQVWIPVTIKYTVGIVLWVLVIAYFTLVGREQARAT
- a CDS encoding D-hexose-6-phosphate mutarotase, with the protein product MTITRVAGNGGLPMINVSNAHADAVISVYAGQVLSFTPKGTADVLFVSDKAYYAEGKAIKGGVPICWPWFGADPEGKGRPAHGFMRNRMWSEWETRDNADGSTTVILGVESSPETLAIWPHAFRLAMEITVGKTLQLALVTRNTGDAAFTITQAMHTYFAVGDIAQTTVTGLEGTQYLDKAADGNGATKQQDGAISINSEVDRVYLGVPAELAIIDGALQRTIRITSSGNKTAVVWNPWAKIAAGMADLQDDDYTRFVCVETTNAADDVVEVAAGGEFRLVAEYAA
- a CDS encoding ATP-binding protein, whose amino-acid sequence is MSGQLHPRYLKKKVQIALSDTPVVCLLGARQCGKTTLAQQLDGYRTYLNFDDNALLTAARQDPTGFVQGLPEKVILDEIQRIPELMPAIKASVDRQRTPGRFLLTGSANLLLLPRVQESLAGRVEILNLHPLTEQEKQHNSDSFLARLLSEPLSARIIGEQTAISGVAEAVCSGGYPEPNTRTEVRARQWHQQYLKAIIQRDVKDVAAIRDEDEMLRIAQILAYRTATLLNVSSLSNELDISRETADKYLSVLERLFLVQRLPAWHRNQAKRLIKSPKIHWVDSGLATTLNGFKTADWLDYKVNFGALLESFVVQQLIAQAGWLEDEIRFSHYRDKGQFEVDLVIEQGRKVWGVEVKKAASIQGKDGAGLAQLAAQSGDDFQGGVLFYCGNNCLPLAQKNCFAVPIDWLWRSPDHSAQRISLA
- a CDS encoding RDD family protein, translating into MRLDTTYTVNTPEGIALTLSPAGPIPRLLAWLLDLLLRSGISVLLLLVLASLGKLGLGIAMILIFLLEWFYPVYFELRHRGQTPGKKVLNLYVAHTDASPITPAGSLVRNLLRVVDFLPFLYGFGLISMMLNRRFQRLGDLAANTVVLHKHDQQPPTLPVAADAIRPDVRLTLAEQQAILLFAQRSTTLAPARLEELAGMTGTLVPPQQNATQWLHGIAAWLGGGSKA
- the arfB gene encoding alternative ribosome rescue aminoacyl-tRNA hydrolase ArfB, whose product is MNIPLEELDFQAIRAQGSGGQNVNKVSTAIHLRFDIRASSLPDSWKEKLLSYADQRISGDGVVVIKAQTHNSQEKNRADALERLQQLIADATKVQKKRKATRPTFSSRLKRLDSKKKHSDIKSGRKKVDY